GCCGGTGGCGGAAACCTGTTATATACAGGCGTACCGGAAGGGTTGAAGAAAGTGAAAGAAAGTTATACCGGGAAATTTCTCTAAAAAGAAAAAAAATACCCAATAAAAAGAGGGCTGGTCAGTGATGATCAGTCCTCTTTTTGTTGGGCAAGGTGTATAATGATTGGTGCTTATCGAAGCCTGTCCAGTGATTTGATCAGCTTCTCATCTTTATAGATGCCTCTGGCAGCCATGAAAAGCAGTATGATCACCAGTACCGGAAGAAATGCCGGAAACTGGAAAGAGCCTGATGCCACTGGTGTTCCGCTGGCAGCAAATTTATTGCCGGTTTCCTTTACGGTGTAATAGGTGTAACCCAATGCGGCAATGGCAAAGAGAATATTGAAGATGGTAAGGCGGAACTGCAGTTTTCTCTTTTT
The Chitinophaga varians genome window above contains:
- a CDS encoding DUF4293 domain-containing protein; translation: MIQRIQSLYLLLAAGAGAATLSFDLWKAKLSNGTAIAVNASSNYLLFVLYVIIILLALFCIFLFKKRKLQFRLTIFNILFAIAALGYTYYTVKETGNKFAASGTPVASGSFQFPAFLPVLVIILLFMAARGIYKDEKLIKSLDRLR